Within the Pseudomonas putida genome, the region TGACCTCACCAAGGTCGGTGTCGGAGGCGATCCGGCCGCCGCATTCTGGACGATCAAACACGGTATCAAAGCCACCGGCATGCCCGCTTGGGGCAAGAGCATGGGTGATGAGTACATCTGGGGAATCGTCGCGTTCCTGAACCAACTGCCCCAAATCAATCCTGAGCAGTACAAGGCTCTAGTGGCCACGAGCGGTGGCCACAAGCACGGCGGCGGTGAAAGCGATATGCACAACCATGAGGGCCAGCACGGCGTAAGCAGTCGTGCCGAGCATGGTGATCACGACGAAGCGGCAGACGACGATCATGCCCAGGCAGCTCACGACCACGGAACTGCACCCGCAGGCTCCGCCCAAGCGGCAGATCATCACGGTGACCACAATGCGGCCGAGGCCCATTCGGATCCCCACCCGGCATCGTCGCCTAAGACGCATGTTCACAAAGACGGTAAGGAGCACACTCATGCCAACTAACCGGGTCTTCGTTCGGCTAGCTGCTATCGCTGGGCTTCTGGTGACCTCGGCGGCCTACGCTGCCGAGCCATTGTCCATCAACGTTCACCGAGACGCGAACTGCGGTTGCTGCAAGAAGTGGATCGCGCACCTGGAAGCTAATGGTTTCAAAGTGATCGACCATGTTGAGACGGACATGAGCGCAGTGAAACAGAAGGTGGGCGTAGCGCCACGGTTAGCGTCCTGCCACACAGCAGTGATCGACGGAAAGTTTGTCGAAGGTCACGTGCCAGCTGAGCAGATTCGAGAGCTCAGGGGGCGGAACGATCTGGCCGGGATCGCCGTACCAGGAATGCCAGCTGGATCCCCAGGCATGGAGGTTGATGGCGTAAGCCATACCTACCAAGTCATTGGTTTAACCAAAAGCGGCGAGGACCAAGTAGTCGCCAACTATCCGGCCAAATAACACATCGACCAGAAGGACGGCAGTAGGCTGACTGCCGTCCCATGTGCTCCGGCTAGAAAGCTTCATCTGCTCAACACGACGATACAGTGGGCCTGTAAAAGATAGCTAATCAGATTCACGGCGCTCGCGTACTGGTTTGAGTACGATATCGCCGTTGATGAGCTCCATGGAGAGTATGTAGCCCGTCGTAAGCCCGAGCTCGCGCAGAATATTGTCGGGTAATTCCACAATCACATCGCCGGAGCCGTCGCCGGGATCAGGCACTTTACCGTGGTGCGCACTGATTCAGTCATTAGGCTCTCCTGTCTGAGCTACCAATCCTCATCGTACTCCACGAGTCATGTAAGCCGGTCACCAGGCGATCAATCGCCGGAATTGACGCTTCAACCCGGCTTTTTATCAGCGTAAGTCCTGTCCGCTCGCTCAGTGCTCAGTTCTGGCCCCGGCAACCGACTCCAGCGGTCCGGTATTCAAGGATTTTCACGTCTCCGTTGGAATCCTCGTAGTTCATCTGTGCCGGCATCACGTCACAGCTCGCCGTGGTCGATGTCATGCTGATTACCCTCGCCACGTCGGGCCGCATCCCGTAGCGATAATGGATCACCTCCGGTGGCTTCTTACCATTGGCGGCTGCATAAGCTCGCATAGCTTGCTCATTGGCCTGAATCATTTTCCCGTATAGACGGTCGGATCCTCCTTCGGCGAGTGCGGCTGAGGAGGCCACTATGGCCAGGATGGCGGTGATACTTTTGATGACTTTCATTTCAATCACTCCACTAGACGTGACTGAAGATTAAGGTTTGGTCGCTGTCAATTGAGTGATACGGGGATTACAAGGTTGTAAGTCCCGCTTGCAGAAGAAGGTAGCGTTGCGGCTTCACCGCATACCCGTTCCCCCTCAGGCAAACTATTGGTAGACACCCAAGAGTAGACGCTCAAGATAGTCCACTACTAGGCTGAACCCGAGCGACGTGTCGAGCATCTCGAATGGAACAAAACCCATCAAATGACCGCACGGCCGACAAAGCCACTGCTCCGCGAGCATCTGAGAGCCTAATACCTTCGATGCTATCTCCGGTCCTTTCGCATATTGGAACGCCACCGCGCTCTGCTGGGCATCCAGGCGATGGGCCTGAACGGGTTGGCTCAGAGCCGTCTCTGTTGGTTGGCTGAGATCTATTGCACGGTTTGCCCGGGCCCAGGCGCAAAAATTTCGAACCTATGGAGGCAACGGGCGTAATAAAAAATGCCAGGCACTGCCTGGCATTTACGAAATCTCTAATTGTACTGTTCAAATCATTTACTACTTGTTGTTGATGCATTGCGAATACATCGAGTAACGAACAGTCTTCAGCGTGCCCTGGGAGTCCTCGAAGGTCATCAACCGTGGGTAGACCTGGCAGGTACGGGGGTCCTGCGACTGACGTACGAACTTAGCAACGTCGATCTTCATGCCATATTTGTAATCCTGAATCTCTGGCATTGGCTTGCCATTTTTCTCCGCGTACTTGGCCACTGCGGTCTGGTGTTCCTTGGTGTATTGCAGCTGCTTGCTCTCGGAGAAAGTGTTGGCCTGCGAAGCCACCGAGAAAACAACAAGTGCAGCAGCGATAATTAGCTTTTTCATAAAACCCTCTAAATTTCAAAACTTCTCGGGCATAACCTTAGCAATGCATAGGCATCACCGGCATGACGAGAAACTTACAATTTTGAAAGGTAAGTGCATCTACTTCACTTTAATCGAGTAGGAGGCGGGTTCACGCCCGCCGTCCTCTCACACCACCGTGCGTACGCTTCCGTACACGGCGGTTCAGGTTATGCGACTAAGCCGGTTGATCGTATCCAGTATCGAGACAAGCCCAAGGCGTCCCATAGTTTCTTCGGCAGCGCCTGATTCATATGTGGTGCACCCG harbors:
- a CDS encoding c-type cytochrome — translated: MKRTITTLLVAGTFGSAAVLGTAYFGLVNVGADDPHFPAVHSFLAMARDRSIEVRARDIEVPDLKNAALIKAGAGNYNAMCIGCHLAPGVGQTELSQALYPSPPDLTKVGVGGDPAAAFWTIKHGIKATGMPAWGKSMGDEYIWGIVAFLNQLPQINPEQYKALVATSGGHKHGGGESDMHNHEGQHGVSSRAEHGDHDEAADDDHAQAAHDHGTAPAGSAQAADHHGDHNAAEAHSDPHPASSPKTHVHKDGKEHTHAN
- a CDS encoding DUF411 domain-containing protein, which encodes MPTNRVFVRLAAIAGLLVTSAAYAAEPLSINVHRDANCGCCKKWIAHLEANGFKVIDHVETDMSAVKQKVGVAPRLASCHTAVIDGKFVEGHVPAEQIRELRGRNDLAGIAVPGMPAGSPGMEVDGVSHTYQVIGLTKSGEDQVVANYPAK
- a CDS encoding DUF2790 domain-containing protein, whose product is MKVIKSITAILAIVASSAALAEGGSDRLYGKMIQANEQAMRAYAAANGKKPPEVIHYRYGMRPDVARVISMTSTTASCDVMPAQMNYEDSNGDVKILEYRTAGVGCRGQN
- a CDS encoding antitoxin Xre/MbcA/ParS toxin-binding domain-containing protein produces the protein MLAEQWLCRPCGHLMGFVPFEMLDTSLGFSLVVDYLERLLLGVYQ
- a CDS encoding DUF2790 domain-containing protein, with product MKKLIIAAALVVFSVASQANTFSESKQLQYTKEHQTAVAKYAEKNGKPMPEIQDYKYGMKIDVAKFVRQSQDPRTCQVYPRLMTFEDSQGTLKTVRYSMYSQCINNK